In a single window of the Drosophila albomicans strain 15112-1751.03 chromosome 3, ASM965048v2, whole genome shotgun sequence genome:
- the LOC117566657 gene encoding uncharacterized protein LOC117566657, translating to MDFDNAKENIQPLASGRNVSLLQASLCQDASQELNAQRKQLELDIKNYSGDDPLEPWYNYICWIEQSYPAGGSNSGLQKVMHKCLTNFDRDERYKQDRRLIKLFIKFMGNQGDKIECYQEMYNSGIGTMLADFYIAWAYSYDLGGNMRKANDIFQLGIKCRAEPLEELKEAHQHFGFTVAQRMMYTDGEESAVATQELNDRRLALRSLHGQKRNNTITVGSVRTGAAIKSNMPGVVQNDAPSTSRASRNANRQLEVFNDENADAVNMPPPPAPTTDEAEPAKTSLRSIIDSAREQENLKEPIAWSKPHKHGKIFAANAAHDPAFAIHVDEQTLPPITNYERNFDKPFKRPPNFVAKSAPQKPWVTPVTIEDEPNSSALPCYDKCLTYPRPNMEFSPEEYLAYRWFKKRNDQHPFVLRNNEWWGNGATYGVRRYPNFATASKPQTIDPNDGYLKLPEVPSMRPMLEQLYNDEEQREYQLEEMLAVKWRTKRNEMRGEMDMEETVLMPQDKMPRRKSFFPEGGPPGSIRKSVMPHMSYIREENDEEDEEQQQPAEKKAPESSAIKIWVDPADEAPTTSSKAATIASKTATVVSPAFEDKFVAPAPPVSKFAIHEDDALPAPASQLNPAPSAFFDADETCSTQTFNIFLKSQAVSTPKMTQKQAPARQFGTLLKDTASPLPPAPAATVEEASGEAIAQPVSPMMRKQLSTILETSEHGGHGSSGGTNATTKSTIVSATTASSDTLQGGRLQGECTPGPTRLQRQIVAELDEEDLPVGNFERLQLWEPNAPSVPLLKSLHFQEDKTETVPRPLMACYQEDRTETLPKMPMALPEMSLLQSTANASKLFQQPAMPQLRHDEDDELNSLFCKTPAKSKAFGGGSPVFSVTSKRPCNQQTPEFSKSSIKQTQLAAKHSLDMFDEVASSGPTTKPTMPNKTESFMADLSLVPDTQAAPKMQPAEKNFELFLDDSMLPPPPPALPPMLDCTLPETQPETQHQQTVGLAHLTASFMKDCTELSICPLQLPVAPKSPPPKFEIFLDETMPPPSKPSAIVVTDSSQSKGGSHALVDKLETIGPAHLTASFMKDCTKLGNPSSSMKLKILDESADKSAKTSSGQTAGSDYFELNAATEMFASDLSIIKNSTLLPTKSKRSNSPVEQLKPVAVTELPHITIEKTHDHGEDGSIYYKTTPLSPKQSHTAWHQTSLCTPPRETYEHRKPSMDESALNSTLAQNNVNPFNADIINSLLDSIEFSQYIEKLPNCQLMGHVKRLAPQSMLEVCGEQFDVNKMIGKGAYGAVFVGEHKASGNKVALKQEKPTNYWEYYICLEVHSRLANEEMIGAFMHIDYALVSNNCSVYISEFSAYGSLITVCNKYKKYTNKNVDEYVVMMLCCQLLDIVDHLHAMGIIHADIKADNILLMKLVSTQAKELSLQLIDFGVSIDTKLFPPKQTFDYVHNDDAFKCIEMRTQRRWTYQLDLFGLAGVMHVLLFGRHMEVGQRQAGGIWMPKQAFPRYFNRQTWESVFRALLNVRDCQSMPNLQDLKTMLKSDLAEKEKYVEAAIAKFNMVMQRKS from the exons atggaTTTCGATAATGCCAAGGAGAATATCCAGCCCTTGGCAAGTGGACGCAACGTGAGCCTGTTGCAGGCATCGCTGTGTCAAGATGCCTCACAAGAGTTGAACGCCCAACGAAAGCAGCTGGAATTGGATATTAAAAACTACAGTGGCGATGATCCGCTGGAGCCGTGGTACAACTACATCTGCTGGATTGAACAGAGCTATCCGGCGGGTGGCAGCAACTCGGGCCTGCAGAAAGTCATGCACAAATGCCTAACAAACTTTGATCGCGATGAGCGCTATAAACAGGATCGACGTCTCATCAAGTTGTTTATCAAGTTT ATGGGCAACCAGGGCGATAAGATCGAGTGCTATCAGGAGATGTACAATAGTGGAATTGGCACCATGCTTGCCGATTTCTATATTGCCTGGGCCTATAGCTACGATCTGGGCGGTAATATGCGTAAAGCCAATGACATTTTTCAATTGGGCATCAAATGCCGGGCCGAACCGCTGGAGGAACTGAAGGAGGCGCACCAACATTTCGGTTTCACGGTTGCCCAAAGAATGATGTACACAGATGGCGAAGAGTCTGCAGTCGCCACACAGGAGCTAAATGATCGTCGCCTGGCGCTGCGTTCGCTGCATGGCCAGAAGCGCAACAATACCATCACAGTGGGCAGCGTACGAACAGGAGCGGCTATTAAGAGTAATATGCCGGGTGTGGTACAG AACGATGCACCGAGCACGAGTCGAGCCAGTCGCAATGCCAACCGCCAGCTGGAAGTCTTTAACGATGAGAACGCTGATGCTGTTAACATGCCACCACCGCCAGCTCCAACAACGGATGAAGCAGAGCCAGCCAAGACCAGCTTGCGTTCCATTATTGATTCGGCACGCGAACAGGAGAATCTAAAGGAGCCAATTGCATGGAGCAAGCCGCATAAGCATGGTAAAATTTTTGCTGCAAATGCTGCCCATGATCCGGCATTTGCCATCCATGTGGACGAACAGACATTGCCACCCATCACGAACTATGAACGCAATTTCGATAAACCCTTCAAGCGACCGCCGAATTTTGTGGCAAAGAGTGCTCCACAAAAGCCTTGGGTGACGCCAGTAACCATCGAGGATGAGCCTAACAGCAGTGCGCTGCCGTGTTACGACAAATGCCTGACTTATCCGCGTCCCAACATGGAATTCTCGCCGGAGGAGTATTTGGCTTATCGCTGGTTTAAGAAGCGCAACGATCAGCATCCGTTTGTGCTGCGCAACAACGAATGGTGGGGCAATGGAGCAACGTATGGAGTTCGTCGTTATCCTAATTTTGCTACTGCCTCTAAGCCACAGACAATCGATCCTAATGATGGTTATCTGAAGCTGCCAGAGGTGCCATCAATGCGGCCAATGCTAGAGCAGCTCTACAACGATGAGGAGCAGCGAGAGTATCAGCTGGAGGAGATGTTGGCCGTAAAGTGGCGCACGAAACGCAATGAAATGCGTGGTGAAATGGATATGGAGGAGACGGTTTTGATGCCGCAGGATAAAATGCCCAGGCGCAAGAGTTTCTTTCCGGAGGGCGGGCCACCGGGCTCCATTCGCAAGTCGGTTATGCCGCATATGTCGTATATTAGAGAGGAAAACGATGAAGAGGAtgaggagcaacagcaacctgCAGAAAAGAAGGCGCCAGAAtcaagtgcaataaaaatatgggTAGATCCAGCAGATGAGGCGCCAACCACATCGTCAAAGGCAGCGACAATTGCATCAAAAACTGCAACCGTAGTTTCGCCAGCTTTTGAGGACAAATTTGTCGCGCCTGCACCGCCAGTGAGTAAATTTGCGATACATGAAGATGATGCATTGCCAGCGCCCGCATCTCAATTGAACCCAGCGCCCAGCGCCTTCTTTGATGCCGACGAAACGTGTTCGACGCAAACGTTCAACATATTCCTGAAATCGCAGGCCGTGAGCACGCCAAAAATGACACAAAAACAGGCGCCAGCTCGTCAATTTGGAACGCTTCTCAAGGACACCGCATCGCCACTGCCGCCCGCTCCTGCTGCGACTGTGGAGGAGGCAAGCGGCGAGGCTATTGCTCAGCCTGTGTCCCCCATGATGCGTAAGCAACTTTCGACCATCTTGGAGACGTCCGAGCATGGCGGACACGGCAGCTCTGGGGGGACAAATGCGACCACTAAGTCCACCATTGTGTCGGCCACAACAGCATCATCGGACACGCTGCAGGGCGGGCGACTCCAGGGCGAGTGCACGCCGGGTCCGACGCGTCTGCAGCGTCAAATTGTTGCGGAATTGGACGAAGAAGACCTACCCGTTGGCAATTTCGAGCGTTTGCAACTGTGGGAGCCAAATGCGCCCAGTGTGCCGCTGCTGAAATCACTGCATTTCCAAGAAGACAAAACAGAGACGGTGCCGCGACCTTTGATGGCCTGTTATCAGGAGGATAGAACAGAAACATTGCCCAAGATGCCAATGGCACTGCCCGAGATGTCGCTGCTTCAGAGCACAGCGAATGCATCGAAGCTGTTCCAACAGCCAGCAATGCCGCAGCTGCGCcatgatgaggatgatgagctaaacagtttgttttgcaaaacGCCAGCCAAATCGAAGGCATTCGGAGGTGGTTCGCCAGTGTTTTCGGTCACATCGAAGCGGCCATGCAATCAACAGACTCCCGAGTTCAGCAAGAGTTCCATTAAGCAAACGCAGCTCGCTGCAAAGCATTCGCTTGATATGTTCGATGAGGTCGCCAGCTCGGGGCCAACAACTAAACCAACAATGCCGAACAAGACCGAATCCTTTATGGCAGATCTGTCGTTGGTGCCCGATACACAGGCGGCTCCAAAAATGCAGCCAGCGGAAAAGAATTTCGAATTATTTCTGGATGACAGTAtgctgccgccgccaccgccagctTTGCCGCCAATGTTGGACTGCACACTGCCGGAGACGCAGCCAGAGACACAGCATCAGCAAACCGTTGGATTGGCGCATTTAACCGCTTCCTTTATGAAGGATTGCACCGAGTTAAGTATTTGCCCGCTGCAATTGCCGGTGGCCCCGAAGAGTCCACCaccaaaatttgaaatctttCTCGATGAGACGATGCCACCACCGTCTAAGCCATCAGCAATCGTTGTAACAGACAGCAGCCAATCGAAGGGAGGCAGTCATGCTCTCGTCGATAAGCTGGAGACAATTGGACCAGCCCACTTAACTGCATCGTTTATGAAGGATTGCACCAAGCTGGGCAATCCTTCGTCTTCAATGAAACTGAAGATACTCGACGAGTCCGCGGACAAATCCGCTAAGACATCCTCTGGGCAAACAGCGGGCAGCGATTACTTTGAATTGAATGCAGCCACCGAAATGTTTGCTAGCGATTTGAGCATAATCAAGAACTCCACATTGCTGCCGACGAAAAGCAAGCGAAGCAATTCGCCTGTGGAGCAGTTGAAGCCTGTTGCTGTCACCGAGTTGCCGCACATCACCATTGAGAAGACCCACGACCACGGCGAGGATGGATCCATTTACTACAAGACAACGCCGTTGTCGCCAAAACAATCGCATACTGCGTGGCATCAGACGAGCTTGTGCACGCCACCGAGGGAGACGTATGAGCATCGCAAGCCCAGCATGGATGAGTCTGCGTTAAATAGTACGCTGGCTCAAAACAATGTGAATCCTTTCAATGCGGATATTATCAACTCGCTGCTTGATTCCATTGAGTTCTCGCAGTACATCGAAAAGTTACCCAATTGCCAGCTGATGGGACATGTAAAGCGTTTGGCGCCCCAGTCAATGCTGGAAGTGTGTGGCGAACAGTTTGATGTGAACAAAATGATTGGCAAGGGCGCATATGGAGCTGTGTTCGTTGGCGAGCACAAGGCGTCGGGCAATAAGGTTGCACTCAAACAGGAGAAACCCACCAACTATTGGGAATATTACATATGTCTTGAGGTGCATTCACGGCTGGCCAACGAGGAAATG ATTGGCGCCTTTATGCACATCGACTATGCGCTTGTGAGCAACAACTGCAGTGTTTATATCTCTGAATTCTCCGCGTATGGTTCACTCATCACCGTTTGTAACAAATACAAGAAGTACACCAACAAGAATGTGGATGAATATGTCGTTATGATGCTGTGCTGTCAGCTGCTCGATATCGTCGATCATTTGCATGCGATGGGCATCATTCATGCCGACATCAAGGCAGACAATATTCTGCTTATGAAACT CGTCAGTACGCAAGCAAAGGAGCTCAGTTTGCAGTTGATTGACTTTGGGGTGTCCATTGACACCAAACTGTTTCCGCCTAAGCAAACATTCGACTATGTCCACAATGATGATGCCTTCAAGTGCATTGAGATGCGCACTCAGCGTCGCTGGACGTATCAATTGGATTTGTTTGGACTCGCTGGAGTGATGCATGTGCTGCTCTTTGGCCGCCACATGGAGGTGGGCCAACGTCAGGCGGGCGGCATTTGGATGCCCAAACAGGCATTTCCACGTTATTTCAATCGCCAGACATGGGAGTCGGTCTTCCGGGCGCTGCTCAATGTGCGCGATTGCCAAAGCATGCCCAATTTACAGGATTTGAAAACGATGCTCAAATCCGACTTGGCCGAAAAGGAGAAATATGTGGAGGCGGCCATAGCCAAGTTTAATATGGTCATGCAGAGGAAATCTTAG
- the LOC117570195 gene encoding putative inorganic phosphate cotransporter: MSAFVENTGPVIGIRYLQAVLLFLAICVNYIARLNVSIAVVAMTDAETTNSDFPVYDWTEAERSYILSSFSWGYILTQFPAGFLVRMFGAKAVLFIPTLASAVLSALTPYFISWGGWVAFSVLRIVMGLFQGLIFPCIHEHLAKWSPPKDRNRLGVIAYSGADCGTVLAMGISGLIADSSMGWPGISYVSAGLCLIWCVLWLVFGSNNAPSSWMVGKSERDYIERSMKREDGFHVQKIPIPWRAIWTSAPFYALLIVRSAQGCAFSTMQLQTPAYMHGVLEMDIKSNALFSALPFLAMWCMSYVYLAIADVIMSRKWLSLTTMRKSINTVAYWGPAAALIGIGFLDKSQTELAIALMTINAGLNAGSSIGSLLTIIDMSPNHSGIVMAIVNGFGNIINLPNPLLVGVIVTEPSSRSQWQIVFGMTAFVFIVGNLVYLIWGTTDQQPWDAVDFLKPLPDAELNQDAVSDKKPEAGHKVLEKTM; encoded by the exons atgAGTGCCTTCGTTGAAAATACAG GCCCCGTTATCGGCATACGATATCTGCAGGCTGTGCTGCTCTTCCTGGCCATTTGCGTCAATTATATAGCCCGGCTAAATGTGAGTATCGCCGTTGTGGCCATGACGGATGCGGAGACAACCAATTCGGATTTTCCA GTATACGACTGGACAGAGGCCGAGCGGTCCTACATCCTGTCCAGCTTCTCTTGGGGCTATATTTTGACGCAGTTTCCAGCCGGATTTCTAGTGCGAATGTTTGGCGCCAAAGCTGTGTTATTCATACCCACCTTGGCCTCGGCAGTGTTGAGCGCACTGACGCCTTACTTCATCAGCTGGGGCGGTTGGGTTGCGTTCAGTGTGCTTCGCATCGTTATGGGACTCTTCCAGGGTCTCATATTTCCCTGCATACACGAGCATTTGGCCAAATGGTCGCCACCCAAGGATCGCAATCGTTTGGGTGTTATCGCCTATTCGGGTGCCGATTGTGGCACGGTGCTGGCAATGGGCATTAGCGGACTCATTGCGGACAGTTCGATGGGCTGGCCGGGCATATCGTATGTCTCGGCGGGATTGTGTCTCATCTGGTGTGTGCTTTGGCTGGTGTTTGGCTCCAACAATGCGCCCAGCTCGTGGATGGTTGGTAAAAGTGAACGTGATTACATTGAGCGTTCGATGAAGCGAGAGGATGGATTCCATGTACAGAAAATACCGATACCCTGGCGTGCAATATGGACATCGGCGCCGTTCTATGCACTGCTCATTGTGCGCAGCGCTCAGGGATGCGCCTTCTCGACCATGCAGCTGCAGACGCCAGCGTATATGCATGGTGTACTGGAGATGGACATCAAGAGCAATGCCTTGTTCTCAGCTTTGCCGTTTTTGGCCATGTGGTGCATGTCGTATGTGTATCTGGCCATTGCGGATGTGATCATGTCCCGTAAGTGGTTGTCGTTGACCACGATGCGTAAGTCCATCAATACGGTGGCGTATTGGGGTCCGGCTGCGGCGCTGATTGGCATAGGGTTTTTGGACAAGTCGCAGACGGAATTGGCCATTGCTCTGATGACCATTAATGCTGGCTTAAATGCGGGCTCGAGCATTGGCAGCCTTTTGACCATCATCGATATGAGCCCCAATCATTCGGGCATAGTTATGGCCATTGTGAATGGATTTGGAAATATTATTAACCTGCCAAACCCGTTGTTGGTGGGCGTCATTGTCACGGAACCC AGCTCTCGAAGTCAGTGGCAAATTGTATTTGGCATGACGGCCTTTGTCTTCATCGTTGGCAATCTAGTGTATCTCATTTGGGGCACCACGGACCAACAGCCTTGGGATGCTGTGGACTTCTTGAAGCCGCTTCCCGACGCCGAACTGAATCAAGATGCAGTCTCTGACAAAAAACCAGAAGCAGGGCATAAAGTGTTAGAGAAAACCATGTGA